Proteins encoded in a region of the Pseudomonas sp. GOM7 genome:
- a CDS encoding DUF2986 domain-containing protein, giving the protein MNRRKKIKQLLEAHAKKASAKLAPKSNKPKYISKADRAKLEAEAAQEPLTPAE; this is encoded by the coding sequence ATGAATCGCCGCAAAAAGATAAAGCAACTGCTCGAAGCCCACGCCAAGAAGGCCAGTGCCAAGCTTGCGCCCAAAAGCAACAAACCCAAGTACATCAGCAAGGCTGACAGGGCGAAGTTGGAGGCTGAAGCGGCTCAAGAGCCTCTCACGCCCGCGGAGTAA
- a CDS encoding LysR family transcriptional regulator translates to MDITRLRTLRELARCRTMAAAAESLHLTPSAVSQQVAQLEREVDVALIERRGRGVVLTPAGERLVAHAERILMVLDEARSELALLRGEIAGELRVAAFPSIAVAVIAETVRALRTAYPRLNVVVLDLEPQESLSALGSWQIDVAVIDDLAVTPDENREHYALIPLTQDLLHVLLPIEHALARRDSLTVADLRDEAWALDSTGSSFGEFITNLCRRSGFAPRINAHCAGFEMVAAMVASGNSISIVSGLRLVRPLPGVIAVPLLPDIQRGVFLAYRKGERDHPAVNVFLDEAVYTADRVLG, encoded by the coding sequence ATGGACATCACCCGCCTGCGCACCCTGCGCGAACTGGCTCGCTGCCGCACCATGGCGGCGGCTGCCGAGTCGCTGCACCTGACGCCTTCGGCCGTGTCGCAGCAGGTCGCTCAGCTCGAACGCGAGGTGGACGTGGCATTGATCGAGCGGCGCGGCCGCGGTGTGGTGCTGACCCCGGCGGGTGAGCGCCTGGTGGCGCATGCCGAGCGCATCCTCATGGTGCTCGACGAAGCGCGCTCGGAGCTGGCACTGCTACGCGGGGAAATTGCTGGAGAGCTACGGGTGGCGGCCTTCCCCTCGATCGCCGTGGCGGTGATCGCCGAAACCGTGCGAGCGCTGCGCACTGCCTATCCACGGCTGAACGTGGTGGTGCTGGATCTGGAGCCGCAGGAAAGCCTCAGCGCCCTGGGTTCCTGGCAGATCGACGTGGCGGTGATCGACGACCTGGCGGTGACTCCGGACGAGAACCGCGAGCACTACGCGCTGATTCCCCTAACCCAGGACTTGCTGCACGTCCTGCTGCCCATCGAGCATGCCCTGGCCAGGCGCGACAGCCTGACCGTTGCCGATTTGCGCGACGAAGCCTGGGCGCTGGACTCCACCGGCAGCTCGTTCGGCGAGTTCATCACCAACCTGTGCCGCCGCTCCGGCTTTGCCCCGCGCATCAATGCCCACTGCGCCGGCTTCGAGATGGTTGCGGCCATGGTCGCCTCGGGCAACTCCATCTCCATCGTCTCCGGCCTGCGCCTGGTGCGCCCGCTGCCCGGCGTCATCGCCGTGCCGCTGCTGCCCGATATCCAGCGTGGCGTGTTCCTCGCCTACCGCAAGGGCGAGCGCGATCATCCGGCGGTCAACGTGTTTCTCGACGAGGCGGTATACACGGCAGACAGAGTGCTGGGTTAG